The genomic window GCAGAGCAACAAATTGATTTGTATAGACCGACCAATCATGGGTGTTTACAAACGCCCTGAATTCTTTTTCTCGAAGTACCAAGCCTTCGTAAAGCCAGTCTTTAATGTCAAAACATACACGTGCTCCCTTAGGATAATAGTCCTCTAAATCAAGAGTGACAAGTACACTGTTGGCAACACGATTTACAATTTCACCAGTCGCCATTGCTATAACATTCCAAGTTCAAGTTTCGCTTCTTCACTCATCAACTCTTGTGTCCATGGTGGGTCAAACGTAATTTCGACTTCCGCATCTTTCACAGCATCCAAAGATTTAACTTTTTCCTCTACTTCCAAAGGAAGGGTTTCTGCTACAGGACAGTTGGGCGTGGTCAAGGTCATCAAG from Formosa sp. Hel1_33_131 includes these protein-coding regions:
- a CDS encoding DUF59 domain-containing protein, which gives rise to MSTEKIDVNALGEKIVRVIKTIFDPEIPVDIYELGLIYDVFVNEDYEVKILMTLTTPNCPVAETLPLEVEEKVKSLDAVKDAEVEITFDPPWTQELMSEEAKLELGML